In the genome of Notamacropus eugenii isolate mMacEug1 chromosome 5, mMacEug1.pri_v2, whole genome shotgun sequence, one region contains:
- the MANEAL gene encoding glycoprotein endo-alpha-1,2-mannosidase-like protein: MARRRRRACIALFLVLLFAFGTLMGLRTLKAPDGLPELAPGLELGPFERRAPVPAGPPAAEAEAARAPQPPPPEPPRTAAGPSPAPAPVPAPGSGPPVYSDLHVFYYSWYGSPRGREGRYVHWDHVMVPHWDPKVSASYPKGRHSPPDDLGSSFYPELGPYSSRDPEVLREHMNQLKAAAIGVLVLSWYPPGMADDNGEPSDDLVPAILDTAHQHSIKVAFHIQPYKGRDDRTLHDNVKYIIDTYGSHGAFYRYKNSMGRSLPLFYIYDSYLTPPEAWAHLLTPSGSHSIRNTPYDGVFIALLVEEAHKRDILSAGFDGMYTYFASNGFSFGSSHQNWKAVKTFCDANNLMFIPSVGPGYIDTSIRPWNNHNTRNRVNGKYYETALQAALTVRPEIVSITSFNEWHEGTQIEKAIPKKTLTRLYLDYLPHQPNLYLQLTRRWAEHFIKEKEQWLM; this comes from the exons ATGGCCCGGCGGCGGCGCCGCGCTTGCATCGCGCTCTTCCTCGTTCTACTCTTCGCCTTTGGCACCCTCATGGGGCTGCGCACATTGAAGGCGCCCGATGGGCTCCCAGAACTCGCCCCGGGACTGGAGTTGGGCCCATTTGAGCGCCGTGCCCCCGTGCCCGCTGGGCCCCCAGCAGCGGAGGCTGAGGCCGCCCGTGCTCCGCAGCCGCCACCCCCCGAGCCGCCCCGCACGGCTGCGGGCCCGAGCCCGGCCCCGGCCCCTGTTCCTGCCCCGGGATCTGGTCCGCCTGTCTACTCCGACCTCCACGTCTTCTATTATTCGTGGTATGGCAGCCCAAGGGGCCGGGAGGGCCGCTATGTGCACTGGGACCACGTTATGGTGCCGCACTGGGACCCCAAAGTGTCTGCCAGCTATCCCAAGGGCCGCCATAGTCCCCCGGATGACCTGGGCTCCAGCTTCTACCCTGAGCTGGGACCCTACAGCTCCAGGGATCCCGAAGTCTTGCGGGAACATATGAACCAGCTCAAAGCTGCTGCCATCG GGGTTCTGGTCCTGTCCTGGTACCCACCAGGCATGGCTGATGACAATGGGGAACCCTCAGATGATTTAGTACCTGCTATTCTTGATACTGCACATCAGCACAGCATCAAG GTGGCCTTTCACATACAGCCCTACAAGGGTCGGGATGACCGGACGCTTCATGACAACGTCAAGTACATCATTGACAC GTATGGATCCCATGGAGCATTTTATCGCTATAAAAACAGCATGGGGAGGAGCCTACCATTGTTCTACATCTATGACTCATACCTTACCCCACCTGAGGCTTGGGCCCACCTCCTCACCCCCTCAGGATCCCACTCTATCAGAAACACTCCCTATGATGGGGTGTTCATCGCCCTGTTGGTAGAAGAGGCACACAAGCGTGACATCTTGTCTGCTGGATTTGATGGCATGTACACATACTTTGCTTCCAATGGATTCTCCTTTGGCTCCTCCCACCAGAACTGGAAAGCAGTCAAGACTTTCTGTGATGCCAACAATCTGATGTTCATTCCAAGTGTGGGGCCTGGCTATATTGACACTAGCATTAGGCCCTGGAACAACCACAATACCCGGAACCGGGTCAATGGCAAGTACTATGAGACAGCCCTACAGGCAGCCCTCACGGTAAGGCCAGAGATTGTCTCCATCACTTCCTTTAACGAGTGGCATGAAGGGACCCAGATTGAGAAGGCCATCCCGAAGAAGACCCTCACCCGCCTCTACCTGGACTACCTGCCCCACCAGCCTAACTTGTACCTGCAGCTGACTCGGCGCTGGGCTGAgcatttcattaaagagaaggAACAATGGTTGATGTGA